One window of the Oncorhynchus mykiss isolate Arlee chromosome 5, USDA_OmykA_1.1, whole genome shotgun sequence genome contains the following:
- the LOC110524708 gene encoding G-protein-signaling modulator 2 isoform X6, which translates to METSCLELALEGERQCKVGNYRAGVSFFESAIQVGTEDLQILSAIYSQLGNAYFHLQEYSKALEYHRHDLNLTRTIGDELGEAKASGNLGNTLKVLGRFDEAVVCCQRHYDITRGMYDKVGQARALYNFGNVYHAKGKSICWTGAEPGEIPEEAKVALNKATEYYEFNLSIVKDLGDRAAQGRTYGNLGNTHYLLGNFQRAVVAHGQRLLIAKEFGDRAAERRAYYNLGNAYIFLDQFEVAAEHYKKTLQLAMVLKDKAVEAQACYSLGNTYTLQQDYQRAIDYHLKHLIIAQELKDRVGEGRACWSLGNAHTALGNHQKAIHFAEKHLEISKETGDKNGEATARMNMADLRLVLGLGQNPSSSLNTNNSSVLTENHRTQDTLPGVKSERRSNSMEDLEHIGLGPEKTVENWDEDVFRPSNPKSSMAKASSKLFFINRFRGKKHKKHSSPTRDGVLQDTSNKPTAREMGTHKSGVKIGCSDTLGDDGFFDLLSRFQGSRMDDQRCSLLDGESRLSDPFSPCTTPPVAMRKSTSACEANPEPGHYLDLRDSSQGSRLDEQRASVGSSLPGLRLSTSDQPIRLHPMLSRLMTSADQPQDDDVFFDMLVKCQGSRLNDQRCEEPPPSTRGPTVPAEDFFSLILRSQANRMDEQRVPPPPLSSDPNQPISD; encoded by the exons ATGGAGACGTCTTGTCTGGAGTTGGCcctggagggggagaggcagtgtaAGGTGGGGAATTACCGTGCCGGGGTATCCTTCTTTGAGTCGGCAATCCAGGTTGGCACAGAGGACCTCCAGATCCTCAGCGCCATCTACAGCCAGCTGGGCAACGCCTACTTCCACCTGCAGGAGTACAGCAAGGCTCTAGAATACCACCGCCACGACCTCAACCTCACCAG AACCATTGGAGATGAACTTGGAGAAGCAAAAGCCAGTGGTAACCTTGGGAACACTTTGAAGGTTTTGGGAAGGTTTGATGAAGCAGTGGTCTGTTGCCAAAGACACTATGACATTACCAGAGGGATGTATGATAAG gTTGGGCAGGCCCGAGCGCTGTATAATTTTGGCAACGTTTACCATGCCAAGGGGAAAAGCATCTGCTGGACTGGAGCAGAGCCAGGAGAAATCCCTGAGGAGGCCAAGGTCGCTCTGAACAAAGCCACAGAGTATTACGA ATTCAACCTTTCCATTGTGAAGGACTTGGGGGATCGGGCAGCACAGGGGCGGACCTATGGTAACCTAGGTAACACACACTATTTGCTCGGAAACTTCCAGCGAGCTGTGGTGGCCCATGGACAG CGTCTCCTCATCGCTAAGGAGTTTGGGGACAGGGCGGCTGAGAGGAGGGCCTACTATAACCTAGGCAACGCATACATCTTCCTAGACCAGTTTGAAGTGGCGGCTGAACATTACAA GAAGACTCTGCAGCTGGCCATGGTGCTGAAGGATAAGGCTGTGGAGGCTCAGGCCTGTTATAGCCTGGGGAACACCTACACACTGCAGCAGGACTACCAGAGAGCCATCGACTATCACCTCAAACACCTTATTATCGCACAGGAGCTCAAGGACAG GGTTGGGGAGGGCAGAGCGTGCTGGAGTTTAGGAAATGCCCACACAGCCTTGGGGAATCATCAGAAGGCCATTCACTTTGCTGAGAAGCATCTGGAGATATCCAAAGAG ACTGGAGACAAAAATGGTGAGGCAACAGCCAGGATGAATATGGCAGACCTGAGGTTAGTGCTGGGTCTGGGTCAGAACCCAAGCTCAAGCCTCAACACCAACAACAGCTCTGTTCTGACTGAGAACCACAGGACGCAGGATACCTTACCAG GTGTGAAGTCAGAAAGAAGGAGTAACAGTATGGAGGACTTGGAGCATATAGGACTGGGCCCTGAGAAAACTGTAGAA AACTGGGACGAAGATGTATTCAGGCCTTCTAACCCTAAATCCAGCATGGCCAAGGCCTCCTCCAAACTGTTCTTCATCAACCGGTTCAGAGGGAAGAAACACAAGAAACACAGCTCTCCTACCAGAGATGGGGTCCTCCAGGACACCAGCAACAAGCCCACGGCCCGAGAGATGGGCACGCATAAGTCAGGAGTCAAG ATCGGATGTTCTGACACTCTGGGTGACGATGGCTTCTTCGACCTCCTCAGTCGTTTCCAGGGCAGCAGAATGGACGACCAAAGGTGCTCCTTATTGGACGGCGAGAGCCGTCTCTCCGATCCCTTCTCTCCCTGTACTACCCCGCCCGTAGCCATGAGGAAAT CTACTTCCGCATGCGAGGCCAACCCGGAGCCTGGGCATTACCTGGATCTGCGGGACAGCTCCCAGGGCAGTCGACTGGACGAACAGAGAGCCAGCGTGGGCAGCAGCCTCCCCGGTTTACGTCTCAGCACCTCCGATCAGCCCATCAGGCTCCACCCCATGCTCAGTCGCCTGATGACCAGTGCTGACCAGCCTCAGGATGACGACGTCTTCTTTGACATGCTAGTCAAGTGCCAG GGTTCAAGACTGAATGACCAGCGGTGTGAAGAACCCCCTCCCTCCACTAGAGGTCCTACTGTCCCAGCTGAGGACTTCTTTAGCCTTATCCTGCGCTCCCAGGCTAACCGGATGGACGAGCAGCGGGTCCCACCACCACCCCTAAGCTCCGACCCTAACCAGCCCATCTCGGACTGA